A stretch of Pseudomonadota bacterium DNA encodes these proteins:
- a CDS encoding insulinase family protein, with protein MTPTHAAGEAREFSLENGLKVIVQEDHRAPVVVSQVWYKVGSSYEHGGITGISHALEHMMFKGTARHGPGEFSRIISEHGGEENAFTGIDYTAYFQKLDRAHLAVSFGLEADRMRGLTLSDQEFAKEIKVVMEERRLRTEDNPEALFAETARALSFQTSPYRQPIIGWMNDIEQLNATDLRSWYRRWYAPNNAVVVVVGDVVTDEVAALAKKYFGPVPKSPVLPVKSRTEVVQKGIRRVTVRQPAKVPYLIMGYKVPVLRTAIGGSKHVSREEVYALEVLAG; from the coding sequence ATAACGCCAACCCACGCCGCGGGCGAGGCGCGTGAATTCTCACTTGAAAACGGACTCAAGGTCATCGTGCAGGAAGATCATCGCGCGCCGGTGGTGGTGTCGCAAGTGTGGTACAAAGTCGGATCGAGTTACGAGCACGGTGGCATCACGGGGATCTCGCACGCGCTTGAGCACATGATGTTCAAAGGCACGGCGCGGCACGGTCCCGGCGAGTTCTCGCGCATTATTTCGGAGCACGGCGGGGAAGAAAACGCCTTCACCGGGATCGATTACACCGCCTACTTTCAAAAGCTGGACAGGGCACACCTCGCCGTGAGCTTCGGGCTCGAAGCGGATCGGATGCGAGGACTGACGCTGTCGGACCAGGAATTCGCCAAAGAAATCAAGGTGGTCATGGAAGAGCGGCGGTTGCGCACGGAGGACAACCCGGAGGCCCTGTTTGCCGAGACAGCCCGGGCGCTTTCGTTTCAAACGAGTCCCTACCGACAGCCGATCATCGGTTGGATGAACGACATTGAACAGCTCAACGCGACCGATCTCCGCAGTTGGTATCGGCGCTGGTATGCGCCGAACAACGCCGTTGTCGTGGTGGTGGGCGATGTCGTCACGGATGAGGTCGCCGCGCTGGCTAAGAAATATTTCGGGCCGGTGCCGAAGTCCCCCGTGCTGCCCGTGAAGTCCCGCACGGAGGTGGTACAAAAAGGGATACGCCGCGTGACCGTCCGGCAACCGGCCAAGGTGCCTTACCTGATCATGGGCTATAAGGTCCCGGTACTGCGCACCGCCATCGGCGGATCGAAGCACGTCAGCCGCGAAGAAGTGTATGCCCTTGAGGTGCTCGCTGG
- the ftsY gene encoding signal recognition particle-docking protein FtsY, which translates to MGFREGLRRTRERLGAGFARLTHLGASIDATTLEQIETLLLEADVGVETTERIIAKLALHVKRRELSRTDRLFQALRAELLENLAPVSRPLIIPPSPPSPFVLLMVGVNGTGKTTTIGKLAHLLCTRGRSVAVAAADTFRAAAVEQLTVWGERAGVPVTAKAGGSDPAAVAFEAFENAAARGTEVLIVDTAGRLHTQQNLMDQLKKIRRVLGKIDPGAPHETMLVVDATTGQNALNQGAQFHEAVTLSGVTLTKLDGTARGGIVFALAERLKIPIRFIGLGEKIDDLKEFDPAEFVDALLNGPKSDH; encoded by the coding sequence ATGGGCTTTAGAGAAGGCCTAAGACGCACCCGCGAACGGCTCGGCGCGGGCTTCGCGCGGCTCACGCACCTGGGCGCGAGCATCGATGCTACGACCTTGGAACAGATTGAAACGCTGCTGCTCGAGGCGGATGTCGGGGTCGAAACCACCGAGCGCATCATCGCTAAACTCGCGCTGCATGTGAAACGGCGCGAGCTTAGCCGAACGGATCGGCTATTCCAAGCGTTACGCGCGGAGCTCCTCGAAAACTTGGCGCCCGTCTCCCGCCCGCTCATCATCCCGCCAAGCCCCCCGAGCCCCTTTGTCCTACTGATGGTGGGTGTCAACGGGACCGGCAAGACCACCACGATTGGAAAGCTGGCTCACCTCTTGTGCACTCGTGGCCGCTCCGTCGCGGTCGCGGCCGCCGATACCTTTCGCGCCGCCGCGGTCGAGCAACTGACCGTCTGGGGCGAGCGCGCGGGGGTTCCGGTCACGGCGAAGGCGGGTGGGAGCGATCCGGCCGCCGTCGCCTTCGAGGCCTTTGAAAACGCGGCGGCGCGCGGCACGGAGGTTTTGATCGTCGATACCGCCGGCCGTTTGCATACGCAACAGAACCTCATGGACCAGTTGAAAAAAATCCGCCGGGTGCTGGGCAAAATCGATCCCGGCGCCCCGCACGAAACCATGCTGGTGGTCGATGCAACCACCGGTCAAAACGCGCTCAATCAAGGCGCTCAGTTTCATGAGGCGGTAACGCTGAGCGGCGTTACCTTGACGAAGCTCGACGGGACGGCGCGCGGAGGAATCGTCTTTGCCTTGGCGGAACGCCTCAAGATCCCGATCCGATTTATCGGGCTGGGTGAAAAAATCGATGACCTCAAGGAATTCGATCCGGCGGAGTTCGTCGATGCCCTATTAAATGGACCCAAGAGCGACCATTGA
- the rpoH gene encoding RNA polymerase sigma factor RpoH, which yields MTQALELPLTLPTGSLATYINSVNRIPMLSAAEERELALRYRHDDDLDAARRLVMSHLRFVVRVARGYNGYGLAQADLIQEGNIGLMKAVKRFDPAVGVRLVSFAVHWIRAEMHEFILRNWRIVKVASTKAQRKLFFNLRNAKKRLGWMSPEEVQDVARDLGVHPRTVVEMEERLNAYDTSYDHANDEDAAAPANYLEDRRFEPQALAEYDEMHHDREDLLHTALATLDERSRDIVTRRWLQEDKSTLQDLAREYAVSAERIRQLEQSAFKKLRSTLDVTALLPAPGQ from the coding sequence ATGACCCAAGCCTTGGAATTACCGCTAACGCTGCCCACGGGCTCGCTTGCGACCTATATCAATTCCGTGAACCGGATACCGATGTTGAGCGCCGCCGAGGAGCGGGAACTGGCGCTGCGATATCGCCACGATGATGATCTAGACGCCGCCCGCCGATTGGTCATGTCGCATCTCCGCTTTGTGGTGCGCGTGGCGCGCGGGTATAACGGTTACGGTTTGGCGCAGGCGGATCTGATCCAGGAAGGCAATATCGGTCTCATGAAGGCCGTTAAGCGATTTGACCCCGCCGTTGGCGTTCGGTTAGTGTCCTTCGCCGTGCACTGGATCCGCGCCGAGATGCACGAGTTCATCTTGCGCAACTGGCGCATCGTGAAAGTCGCCTCCACCAAAGCCCAGCGTAAGCTGTTCTTTAACCTGCGCAACGCCAAGAAACGCCTCGGGTGGATGAGTCCAGAAGAAGTGCAAGACGTGGCGCGCGATCTTGGGGTGCATCCACGGACCGTTGTGGAGATGGAAGAGCGCCTTAACGCCTATGACACGTCCTATGATCACGCTAACGATGAGGATGCCGCGGCGCCCGCGAATTACCTGGAGGATCGGCGCTTCGAGCCCCAGGCACTCGCCGAATATGACGAGATGCATCACGATCGGGAAGATCTCCTGCATACGGCGCTGGCGACCCTCGACGAACGCAGCCGGGACATCGTGACCCGCCGGTGGTTGCAAGAGGACAAATCCACGCTCCAAGATCTTGCGCGCGAGTACGCGGTCTCGGCGGAACGGATCCGGCAACTCGAGCAGTCCGCCTTCAAAAAACTGCGCTCGACGCTTGATGTTACGGCGTTACTGCCCGCGCCGGGTCAGTGA